The Ptychodera flava strain L36383 chromosome 16, AS_Pfla_20210202, whole genome shotgun sequence region AAATGTCTTTTACTTTTGTCGTGGGTAGCCGGTGCAATCAAATATCACTTTAAAAACTTAAATCATATCCTCGTCCTTGTCTGCAAGTTACAATGTACATCAAATGTTGCCTGCTACCAGTGTAACCTCAAAGCATACTATCTGTCTGTTACCCTGAAAATTGCCCTGTgtaagttttaaataatttctcAGAGCAACTGAAAAGCCAATTGTAAGCACTTACAAAAGGCAAGTTTTTTAAATGCCTTCATTGCACGTAGTGGCTTGGTTTACAGACATTTTGTTGTATACAGTGTTTgctattcttgtctttgaggaTCTGACGACAGTAGGTAATGATTGAACaaacttcaataaaaaaaattgttagttACCTAGATTTTTAGATCAGAGTTTAGGTAACCAAGAAACTGTCAAATCACTGCTGAAATTGGCTGTAACACATGATGTGAGGTGAAACTTTTGCACACCTGAGATAAAACCAGCACATACTATAACATGCACACCCACTGAAGGTGCATGGCATTTCAATCTCACCTCCAATATTGTTTGCAGCTCTTTCCTGTATGAATCCTCGGAATGGTGCACAACCAGTGCCCGGGCCAACCATGATAACCGGTGTGTCAGCTGATCTGGGGAATGTAATAGTGCCTTTCTTCACCCAGATAGGGAGTCTTACAGTTCCTGATCAATGAAAGGATGAAGTCATTCATATTGAAATGTTGGGTCCATTTAAATCAGTTATGATGTGTTAGTGTCGTACAGAAAACTGCTGATTTCGATAGCATGTGCCACTCTTGGTTTATGCATAATATTGGCAGACAAATTTTGcacttaaggtgaagtactacgaattacgtcaaaattaggttgtggtgtcattttcttgaaactttgcacaaatattcttggaagttgtgcaagtgcaaaaatgaaataaaaaatgggggtcaccacgctcgtttccatggaaacagacgttaaaatggcgtcgttagaaataaataaaaatgatataattcacttaaactaaagaaagcaattataaaacgcttagcaaatgagttaattttaataaataccaagacttaagatccatatctatcgaatgtattgttttcatgatgtttgtaaagaaattttaacataagtatcgattacaaaatgacgatatcgaaattatatcactacataattttcgaactttcttcctgtcgcttttaatggtgtcattttgaccaaacttggcgaataaactcctgacataataccatttagtttacacttttaataaaagggtgtcaccacgctactttttacaatatctccaggtgaatgggtattttgcgccatataaatgggagagaaatgttaatttttcgctcatattgaataaaaacgaGCATcctaggggtcaaaatatgacaaggttataggtcacatgtatttctaagacacaaagtcaaaaaattaggtaaaagcgcaatttcaacaatgacaggtgatgtcaaatacatgcgctacaaaataacccatttgcggcaggctggagttaaatctgcgcagaaacgttctaaagcgtgtgcgcgtccgaattcgtcgccctttaccttaaactTCACATAGTTTGAAAGACAAGATATTTTACCTTCTTCTGGCTTGAGAGTTGTCAGCCAAGTCGAAAACACCCCACGTCTTGGTTTCATAAGTTTAGTCTTGTACTTGACCACCGCGACCAGTATGTGAATTTCATTTGGACATGCCTGGTTAATACAGTTAATAAATAAAGACAGAGGGAACATCAACATTCATTTCAGAGAGTTCATCGGTTTACAAAGCAAAAACATTGCTGATCACCCAGCAATATTCCTTGAAGTTATTTTTCATGGCTTGACAAGTCTGCTATGTCCAAGTGAGGACACCAAGTTGAAGCTCAAGTTACATCTGGGGTGGCAgtaaaactgtatcaaagatCACACATATGTATCATCCTAGAGTCACTGCCTGTGATAAATTCAACTCACCTGTAGCGATGAAGCTATTGAGAAAGCTCTAGGTTGTAATGGAGGTATGAGATCAAATAAATACTTGAAGGGAATTGCACTGCTGACGTGTGGGAAATCTTGTAAAACTTCTAATGTTGTTCTCCTTGGACGGTTGCAATATGAGAATAATTCTTGCTGTAAAGCATAAGggaacatacatacacattttgTTAGCATGAGAAACAATGATACAATAAGTGCTGAATTATCAAAGTATCTCTCGAGATATATCACAATTCTAGAATACTAATTCATGCAAATTGTGCCTACACATGGTAGAGCTATGGTTTCTGATGAGAGAGAGAAGAATAACTTTTTGACAGATTCAACCAAATTTAAGTATACCCTGGGATGAACAAAACTTTGTCAGTGAGAGATTACTAGTCTTATAACATGTCAATTCTGCAAAACAaatttttctcttttcaaagTGATTTGGAAGTGTGGAGTCAGGGATGTTCATAAAATCCAAAAAGAGCACAACTTGGGGTAAGAAAGTCCAGTGGCCTGAGAACCAGGACTGATTGGGAGGAACTGGCAATCTAGCTGTTCCATCAATGAATATACTGTTGCACTTGCAAGATGAAAAGCTAATGAAGGATTAGCAAAACAGACTGAAGAACCCCTTGACTTGCATTAATACTGACCCTGGTACCatcaaatacaaaatggatTTGCTCACCTCTGGTTTTGAACCTTTTTGGTTTGcagtaatgataaaaaatgtctttcaacAAGTTTTTGAACCagaaattgtaatttacattacCTGTCCTTCAGTTGACGCAAACTCTTGAAGCTTTTCTTTCTCAAGTTCATTGTCAGCGAGATGAGACAGCAACTCAAAGAAGTAGCGTCGTGGTATGCCATTGATATCAAAGTAATGAGTTACTAGATGTCTGATGCTGCATGGCTGAGGTAGTTGATATGGAATTGGAATGTCTGAAAATTACGACAACTCAGATTTGAAACAAACCCTGTGATTTCAGTTTGCAGAATTTGCAAAGAGACTACGATTTCCAAACGTCAATGAAGAAAATGTGTCAAAGGCTTTATAAAGTCATGTGACGAAAGAATATTCTTCTTTTTATATGTGACACAAGAGAAAATTACATATCCTGTCACTAAGCTTCCTCTTTCAAGATGCcatgactaattttaagattttgGAACTCACTTCACCTATAATGCGTACAAGTTTTACCATTATTATAAACTGAGATTATAGTTTATTGTCATACTACTGTATTCATTCtatgcagtaaatttgttggtatttttctgtcataatcaagcatgcatttCTGTTCTCATAAAAAGCTACATCTGATGCAGGGGACAACACACCCGGCTGTAAGCTTGGCTGCCCAGTATCACAATCAGAAAGTTGTTAACCTCTTATATTTGTGCAGTTGCATTAACAGTCTATAATGCTGTACACTGTGAACAATCTTGTGGAGCagattttctgtgaaattttctGTCGAcagtgaaataattttaaaaccaGGAACGGTGGTGGCTATTATGGACTAATGATGGTTGGTTTACAGTCTCTTCATGGTACATTAAACATGGACAATTAGACTTGTAGACCACATACAACTGATGCACATGTCCACCTTACCTGGATCGTTTTGTTGTAGTGTGACAAGTTTATCTGGATCCAGCTGTAAGTGTTCAAGGAATTCATCCACCATGTCTGGTAAGTTTTGAGGCTCTATCATGACAACATCACCAGGTGAATAACTGTGAACAAACATAAACATCGTTGATacttcattatgttgatcaaaTGAGGAATAGAAGGAGTGGAGTTGGAGTGCTCTACTTTTTGATTTCTGTCTCGTACAGAACATTCTATCATAGTACAGACATAAGTGCTGCTGTTACTTTACTGAATAAACCATTTTTTATGGGACCACTGTATATGACATGAATTCCAACTCCTGTTGAACTTCTCCCCTCCTGTATTTAGATAAACTTTGTAGATTTGAGAAACATTGTGTACTGTGAACTCCAGATTCAAGACACAGAAATACACTGTGCTATACTACCACTCTGATAGCTCTGAGTTCAGGTAAATGTGATTGTTAAGACAAGGCTTTGAGTGTGTGTAAATGGCTTCATAATACTTTCAAGACAAAAATCAAGGGTAATCAAACATACTAGATTCTAAAGAAACATAATAAAGTTAcaacttttaactgttttaatcAGATGCATTTAGGTTACACACAGATACCCTAACATCACAATCTGAATGACTTTTAGAAGCTGTGTGGTACACTTGTAAGGTCTTCAAAATTCTGATTTATACTCTTGAGTTTCCAGACATGCCATGCATGACCAAGTATATACCTCAGTCTATATACGAGTACCATCCCTCTTTTTGagatgttttcatgaaaatgcctCACGGCTGTGTGTTAGGCCTCCATCTTACTTTActaaaaatatgacaaacatAGTAAGACATCCCTTGAGGTAAAACTAAAGAATGCTGTGTCCAAGCTACATGTATGCTACAGTAAAATTCAACACTATCTTAGGGGCAAGTTCATGTTAATTAATCATGAAAGGTACCGTCAGACAAGCATTAATTAACACCAGAACAAAGACGGGCCCTGTGTTCAGGTGAGTAAATTATCTTGAATGGTCAGATAAGAGAAATATAATTATTTGCAGTGTATATCGGTGAACTAACTGTCTTGCCTGTAACAATTCACACAATTCATCACCTGATATTTGATCCAGTGATATCAAGCCTGGCCAGTCTCACTTCTTGCCAATGGTCTTCAGCAGTTGCTCTCACATTACTGATCATTCTGGCATAGAATGGATCTCGCTGGGTTGGAGGTTGCTGTTTCCTACAATTCTGTAGTAAGCTTGTGGTTGGATTTGATGACTGTTCGAGTCCATTTGCAACTTCATGAAATTCAACTTCAAATTTCGAAGGTGGGCTGAAagagcaaaatttgaaaatgctgTTACTGTAACTTCTTATGATTCAGAAAATTGGCAAATAAAGATTCTGGATTTGTGTAACTGTTGCTATGACTGATAATGTATGCAGCCAAGAGCAAGAGGGAATGACAACTACTTTGATCATTTTTTAAACAGTTGCAAAATTCATGTATATCAATATAATCATCCACCACAAAGTTTTTTCTTCAAGAAATTTTGACCGGTTCTACCAATGCAATACTGAATGTAGAACAGATAATTTTACATTAAATTCATCAGAAATAAACACTCTATGAGAAAAGTGGACAATGTGCATGCTCTGttacaaaatgttcattcatttattcaaaatacTGCCATATTAATATGCATTGCTTGAGTATGCAAATGATCATAGCCAATTATAAACAGAGAATATTCAATGGCCTGAAGTATGCATTGTACATTTTCCATATTTCTCAGAAAGGATGTGATGTTAATCATTTTACCTTGTACCTACcaaatatctgaactgatgatTTCTTTCCCTGGAGGAAGTGGGTGCAGGTCAAGGACTATATCCCATAATGCTTTGAGCCATGGGTCTATCACTGCATCTGGGCTGAAAGAGTGAATAGGAAAAACATGACACATTAACTATTCTGGCCATCAATGTCACTTTAACCGGGTAAAAGTTAATGTTCAAGTATGGACCGTCAAATTCCTGAAACATTTTACGTTTGCTTAATGCAAAGAAACTTATGTGCACATAACTAAGACAGTGCGATGTTCATTTGATGCAAAAACAGAGGCAACGCAGTCACTATGGGTGTGCATGTTATGAAAGTCTGAGTGTTTGCAGAAAGAGAACTTCAAATCAGTTGTTGTGATTTTCTATGTGCGATacagaaagtttaaaaaaattagtCTCAATTACTTCGTTAATTAGTTACAAATTTGATCAGTTCAGAACAGAATGTAggatttttaaagtttattccACTAGTTCAACAATCTGAAATCAACCAACATGACAAATCCTATAATTCAAACTTCCAAGAATCTGATTCTGAATCTTACCCCAGATCGTGTTGATCATCCGCCAATCCAAGATTTGTGAGAGGTGTGCCACCAAGCTGCTGTATTCTTTTGTGCATTCTTTTGGCAACAAAATTGAATCTGAAAAGGAATGAATCGAAATCAGACTGCCATGTTTCCTCTGCCAGAATGTCCATACATAGCATATTTCTAGCCATCTACATGCCACAATACAGTCAAGAACACTGAAATATTCTGCTACAACATGCATTCAACAATAGAATATAAAAGTGAGATTACCCTGCTTTGTCATTACATGTTTAATACCAAGATAAACATCTTTTTAGACCTAGTATCAAGAGATGACAGATGTCCTTATAAACTGCCATCCTTTATGACACATATCTCTATCCATCTGTCAAACTACTCCAGATTGTTGATAATACAGGCTGATAGTACTGTACTGATGTGAAAGGTTGAACAATGTAATAATAATTACATATGCATCTCAAGTGTTATAAATGTTCTGTTTACTCATGTGCAATGGAAATCAAGTTGACAGTACATTATCATAGCTCTCTGACAGTGGGACAGACTTCCTGTGCAGTATCCAAGCATGCTGGTCAGGAGATGACTATATCATTCAATTCTACCTGCCAACATTTTTTGTGACAACTGGGTTGACTTACTTCTGATATGAGGAATCTCCCAGACCAAGTACAGCATATTTCATTTGACTGAGTGAATTGGGAGGTAGATTTTTCCTGAGAAGAAACCtccaaaaattctgaaaaaaagaacCCCACAGATAAAAGCTACATTGGAAAGAAAGAGATCAGATGACATACAGAATGTCACCATTCTCTCATTACTTCACATAAACAGATGTAATATTTGATAGCGGGCTTGTAAGGTCCACAAacacattttcaacaattttgtttactGTGAAATTTGAAACCCCTGTACCATATTTTTGCAAGGATTTAGGAAGAAAGGTAAATGGTTTGGGAACCCTGGTGACATTTCTGTTGTCCCTTGCAGGGTTTTCATCAGCTTGGAAAAACAGAGGGGTTGCCCATTTACCtaacaattcataatttgcatattctttggttttgaaaatgtttcttttgtatatttattaacatatgaagAGACTGCTccaaaaacagaggggtggtcCACCCTAAAAATCCCCTTGAGGAGAACGCTAGCAATGGTCATCAACATGTGGAGAACCCTGCTTTGAGTAAGTTTGAGATAATGGCATTGATATGCATCTTCAGTAACACAACTGGTTCCTGGTGAAATTTACAAGGGTATCCAAAGCTGAAAGGGGAGAGAAAGGTCTGGCTTCAATCTATTGATCAACAGTACCCAACAAGCAGATAATCCAGGAAATTTTGTAATTGATAAGAAAAAAGCAAGAGGATACCTCTGAGTAAATGTTTGCTTTTTCGATGTGCTGCTTCTAAAGGGTGACACATACAAAACATGGTCAATTTGCAAGACatacagtgtgcgaaattaacgtcggtccgacggtccgagaccgacagatttctcgtcgggccgaaagttttcagcaacatgtcggtccttatgaccgactggaatttggaataaataattaaaatttctccgtcaagacctgtaacagatgcagatgatgactgactttgaatcatgtaattcagacttgaatgccaTGCACCTATTTATGTTTTCCACCgagggagtgcggggcaacagggttgatcgcacttcgtgtcctggtagtaGGGAATTTGCTACGGTACGCCAGACAGGGAgggggttgacaatgtcgcaacatagtaatttttttattttgcgacATTTTACATTTACTAATAGTCTGATCCCTGCGATCGGCGCGCAAAGCACAGTGCAGCTAATTatattcagatcagtatgaattacgtccgtgcatgcagattctagcaatggaatggattgattggtgcaacaatgcgatataatattataataatactcgtctagtgagtgtacccctggtaatgttagcatatcgGTGTTATATGATGacaacacccagtatcacttcactagttccacacttcAACTTTTCGGAATTtataatacagcccttcattttatcaaactgactcagttttctttactttgattttcaatagaagcgttcaaaacataaacggttcatagaGGAGATTAATATGCTGCTGCAgcaagatttcatgaaaaatggaaaatacaCATGACAAACGCCGCTCTCATTTTGCTATCGAGATCGAGcgtatagaaattgcagacaacatgaacgACACACgtcactcgcggaaatgaatgcataatttctgatcgaaaagttttgcctgagcgattgctgggtctcatccccctttgaaagcttaaagttattaaaatgactctgaaaagtttgacagacactcgatactgctgTAAAACATCGCGACACGATCActtaatgataccgtaaaatcttaaaagacgcaatttttgcgacatttaggctacagcccaggatgacggtgagttttgcacgccagtcgtaaaacggtatacatcgaaacaatttgaagccctactctcggcctctgtGAGTGAGTATACAagacggatcgtgcaactcgacaaacTGTTACGACAAGGCCACTTATAAAAATAAGTTTGTATCGGCCTTGTGGCCTTGTGaacagtcggccttgtgaactttgggttgaagaccaacgagcaagcaaaatgttctagcggtccacaaacaaacgcagcgaaacgtaaacttgactgtcgactgcaggtagcacaattgcgctgtcgtgtaacatctagtccttaTATCGGGCGTACAtgtagttcaaaaccatggagctaaaagatacctccatgttcaaaaccaaatatgtttagtcgacagcactgttctcgtagCAGATT contains the following coding sequences:
- the LOC139114533 gene encoding NADPH-dependent diflavin oxidoreductase 1-like, which encodes MDERKILVLFGSQTGTAEDVAERVGREAKRRHMSTKVMAMDTYTITNLIHEPLVVFVCATTGQGDEPDNMKNFWRFLLRKNLPPNSLSQMKYAVLGLGDSSYQKFNFVAKRMHKRIQQLGGTPLTNLGLADDQHDLGPDAVIDPWLKALWDIVLDLHPLPPGKEIISSDICPPSKFEVEFHEVANGLEQSSNPTTSLLQNCRKQQPPTQRDPFYARMISNVRATAEDHWQEVRLARLDITGSNISYSPGDVVMIEPQNLPDMVDEFLEHLQLDPDKLVTLQQNDPDIPIPYQLPQPCSIRHLVTHYFDINGIPRRYFFELLSHLADNELEKEKLQEFASTEGQQELFSYCNRPRRTTLEVLQDFPHVSSAIPFKYLFDLIPPLQPRAFSIASSLQACPNEIHILVAVVKYKTKLMKPRRGVFSTWLTTLKPEEGTVRLPIWVKKGTITFPRSADTPVIMVGPGTGCAPFRGFIQERAANNIGGNTIFFGCRNKDKDFFFESEWTELVGKKLLQLFTAFSRDQEDKIYVQHRMEENQSLLWDLIDKQGAWFCLAGDSKQMPKGVNDALKTAIKNGGNLTDSEVDEYMKSLEKSKRYQAETWS